The Stomoxys calcitrans chromosome 3, idStoCalc2.1, whole genome shotgun sequence genome includes a region encoding these proteins:
- the LOC106084401 gene encoding RNA polymerase I-specific transcription initiation factor RRN3 isoform X2: MAFNSSMSVISGKTSLSSILKSYSTSEREKAKAAVINKVRFEMPKQKGLLEAVKAVEERQNFQPMSEFVGYLSENTLDDNEFIIILNDARSIANQLSPKFTTLVEALLSQTWAYRSPEARKAYIRFCLDILVAHNKYLSFGINHLIALWIPHENDISLWQNGTPTAELEDALQAIHHLLDCILNAIPMAFDATLDAIEHSFPYYKKSTHIVVGYVHNMLQLLEYKPIFEENIMQLLMQNLIILDVHAPRTAIEELESDDEDDDDEDENKEELEMFEMDDCKKTYLDKPMNHPIAHTLDICMVKLFNFLDSKNPQPLQNSDAESQQKTLESLKFLRMLIKAFDNVILPIHNTHHAQFIVFYFCSLKQCLSETFLASLWDKIKNPNCSAVIRQAAVGYMASFLARSKFVSIITLKYYLKELCAWAHKYIRDCDQYRSNGSLKANLVFFTVCQAIFYVIAFRSRDLTVDKRSLLFLQSLHLSALVTCNFNPLRVCLPAVATAFAGVTRAYQLAYCHAILERNARRKLATVYANETATPEETLDTFFPFDPYLLKVSGQRITPIYLVYQASEVENMNDTVDPISPSSNVNSATTSSRKRGDSEMMDHDIDDFILTDKRQRLASVTRSQENQFTYGLSPGFHI; this comes from the exons ATGGCCTTCAATTCGAGCATGTCGGTTATCAGTGGTAAAACGTCACTGTCTTCGATATTGAAGAGCTACTCAACTTCCGAAAGGGAAAAAGCCAAAGCGGCAGTAATCAATAAGGTGCGCTTCGAAATGCCCAAACAGAAGGGTCTTTTGGAAGCAGTCAAAGCGGTggaggaaaggcaaaattttcagccaatgaGTGAATTTGTTGGATATCTAAGTGAAAATACTTTGGAT GACAATGAATTTATCATAATTTTGAATGATGCTCGTTCCATTGCCAATCAATTGAGCCCAAAGTTTACAACTCTAGTTGAGGCCCTACTATCCCAAACCTGGGCTTATAGATCTCCTGAGGCACGTAAGGCATATATTAGATTTTGCCTGGACATATTGGTGGCACATAATAAATATTTATCATTTGGCATAAATCATTTAATTGCGCTTTGGATACCCCATGAAAATGACATAAGCCTATGGCAGAATGGCACTCCCACTGCTGAATTGGAAGATGCATTGCAGGCAATTCATCATCTACTGGATTGCATACTCAATGCAATTCCAATGGCTTTCGATGCCACTTTAGATGCAATCGAACATTCATTTCCATATTATAAGAAATCAACGCACATTGTTGTGGGTTATGTGCACAATATGCTACAATTGTTGGAATACAAGCCTATATTTGAAGAAAACATAATGCAACTTCTAATGCAAAA TTTGATTATTTTGGATGTACATGCCCCACGAACAGCTATAGAAGAACTGGAAAGTGacgatgaggatgatgatgacgaagatGAGAACAAAGAAGAACTTGAAATGTTTGAAATGGATgactgtaaaaaaa CCTACTTAGACAAACCAATGAATCATCCAATAGCCCATACCTTGGATATATGCATGGTGAAACTATTTAATTTCTTGGATAGCAAAAATCCTCAACCATTACAAAACAGCGATGCAGAGAGCCAACAAAAAACCCTTGAATCTTTGAAGTTTCTGCGAATGCTTATAAAAGCCTTTGATAATGTTATACTGCCCATACACAATACTCATCATGCTCAATTTATAGTCTTTTACTTTTGCAGTTTAAAG CAATGCTTAAGTGAGACGTTCTTAGCCTCGTTATgggataaaattaaaaatcccAATTGTTCTGCAGTTATAAGGCAAGCCGCAGTGGGGTATATGGCCAGTTTTTTGGCAAGATCGAAATTCGTTAGCATCAT tACTCTTAAATATTATCTTAAGGAATTATGTGCTTGGGCTCATAAATATATACGTGATTGTGATCAATATCGTTCAAATGGTTCCTTGAAAGCAAATTTAGTTTTCTTTACAGTATGCCAAGCTATATTTTATGTGATAGCATTTCGTTCACGAGATTTAACAGTTGATAAGAGAA gTTTATTATTTTTACAATCATTACATTTGTCCGCTTTAGTTACCTGTAATTTTAATCCACTGCGAGTATGTTTGCCGGCTGTGGCAACAGCTTTTGCTGGTGTTACCAGAGCCTATCAACTAGCATATTGTCATGCAATTTTGGAACGTAATGCACGTCGCAAACTAGCCACAGTGTATGCAAATGAGACTGCTACGCCCGAAGAAACATTAGACACATTCTTTCCATTTGATCCGTATCTATTAAAAGT TTCGGGTCAGCGTATTACTCCAATTTATTTAGTATATCAAGCAAGTGAAGTTgagaatatgaatgacacagttGATCCCATATCTCCGTCTAGCAATGTTAATTCTGCTACAACTTCCTCTCGAAAACGTGGCGATTCTGAAATGATGGATCATGATATCGATGATTTCATATTGACAGATAAACGACAAAGATTGGCAAGTGTAACAAGAAGCCAAGAAAATCAATTTACTTACGGACTGTCGCCAGGTTTTCATATTTAG
- the LOC106084380 gene encoding iron-sulfur protein NUBPL isoform X1, producing MLTRQYITYAMTKRLISSRVTPHQEALMARGLPKRQPLPGVDNIVVVASGKGGVGKSTVAVNLSVSLASLGKRVGLLDADIFGPSIPLMMNVHEEPLVDDKNRIIPPVNYGVKCLSMGMLTQEGDAIIWRGPLVMSALQRLLKGAVWGPLDVLIVDTPPGTGDVHLSLTQNVPITGVLLVSTPQTASLEVTLRGAQMYRTFGVPIFGLAENMGHAICGNCQHKMEIFKNTTQRYVKEMNTKILTSIPLDGNITECCDSGIPMVLKYKDGEYAKSFRALALEILKDIDSSKRNTDKKL from the exons atgttaacAAGGCAATACATAACATATGCAATGACAAAA CGCTTGATTTCTTCAAGAGTTACACCCCATCAGGAAGCTTTAATGGCTAGGGGTTTACCAAAGCGGCAACCATTGCCTGGAGTGGATAACATAGTTGTGGTAGCATCTGGTAAAGGAGGTGTGGGGAAATCGACAGTTGCAGTCAACTTGTCAGTGTCGCTAGCTTCGTTGGGTAAACGTGTAGGACTACTAGATGCCGATATATTTGGACCATCGATACCCCTTATGATGAATGTGCACGAAGAACCCTTGGTAGATGATAAAAACCGCATAATACCACCAGTTAATTATGGCGTCAAATGTTTATCCatgggcatgctgacacaagaaGGTGATGCCATCATTTGGAGGGGTCCTTTAGTCATGTCAGCTTTACAGCGACTTTTGAAAGGAGCAGTATGGGGGCCTTTAGACGTTTTGATAGTCGATACGCCACCGGGAACCGGCGATGTACATCTATCCTTGACACAAAATGTTCCAATTACAGGAGTACTTTTAGTAAGCACTCCTCAAACAGCATCTCTAGAAGTTACACTTAGAGGTGCACAAATGTATAGAACTTTTGGTGTTCCCATATTTGGCTTGGCTGAAAACATGGGCCATGCCATATGCGGAAACTGTCAacataaaatggaaatttttaaaaacaccacccagcgTTATGTCAAGGAAATGAATACGAAAATATTAACTTCCATTCCTCTGGATGGAAACATAACCGAATGCTGTGATTCAGGCATACCAATGGTGCTCAAATACAAAGATGGTGAATACGCAAAGAGTTTTCGGGCCTTAGCCCTCGAAATTCTTAAAGATATAGATTCATCAAAAAGAAATAcagataaaaaattataa
- the LOC106084379 gene encoding deoxynucleotidyltransferase terminal-interacting protein 2, whose protein sequence is MSLFVLDTLGNQDLLKTEAFTAPKFNIKQHKVIDESTKKSNLSKFTDELKTEDDKVQDDQQEYDFFGLPPPSVDISDIIANTLSASRRKESKVEQEMDQVILKSDEASRNKSEKKPKLKRMIDLDHSDFNEFTGKRDESQIFKTDIQKELVKTEMVPNLEQLKELPSVTQKRQRVLNRIERSKTKGKKWFNMPATELTEEAENDLKILQMRSVLDPKHFYKKNDLKVLPKYFQIGTVQHSALDFYSERHERKNKKHTLVDELLADTEAQKYIKRKNKEIVMMKQKYAQRKAMKKMKKLKKNK, encoded by the exons ATGTCCTTATTTGTGCTTGATACCTTGGGAAATCAGGACTTGTTAAAGACAGAAGCATTTACCGCGCCAAAATTCAATATCAAACAACACAAGGTCATCGATGAAAGTACTAAGAAATCCAATCTAAGCAAATTTACAGATGAACTCAAAACTGAAGATGATAAGGTCCAAGATGACCAACAAGAATATGATTTCTTTG gACTGCCACCTCCAAGCGTGGACATATCCGACATTATCGCTAACACTTTGTCGGCAAGTCGAAGAAAAGAGTCCAAAGTGGAACAGGAGATGGATCAAGTCATTTTAAAATCTGATGAAGCTTCACGCAATAAATCTGAGAAGAAACCAAAGCTTAAACGTATGATAGATTTGGACCATTCAGATTTTAATGAGTTTACGGGCAAAAGAGATGAGTCTCAAATATTCAAAACAGACATACAAAAAGAATTGGTCAAAACGGAAATGGTACCCAATTTGGAGCAGCTTAAAGAATTGCCAAGTGTAACTCAGAAAAGGCAGCGGGTTCTAAACAGA ATTGAACGTTCAAAAACTAAAGGCAAGAAATGGTTTAACATGCCCGCCACTGAATTGACAGAAGAAGCAGAAAATGATTTGAAAATTCTGCAAATGCGTTCTGTGCTGGATCCTAAACATTTTTACAAGAAGAATGACTTGAAGGTCTTGCCAAAATACTTCCAG ATCGGTACGGTGCAACACTCAGCCCTGGACTTTTATAGTGAACGCCATGAGCGCAAAAACAAGAAACATACTTTGGTGGATGAATTGTTGGCCGACACTGAAGCACAAAAGTACATTAAACGTAAGAATAAGGAAATTGTTATGATGAAACAGAAATACGCTCAACGTAAGGCCATGAAAAAGATGAAgaaacttaagaaaaataaataa
- the LOC106084401 gene encoding RNA polymerase I-specific transcription initiation factor RRN3 isoform X1, which produces MAFNSSMSVISGKTSLSSILKSYSTSEREKAKAAVINKVRFEMPKQKGLLEAVKAVEERQNFQPMSEFVGYLSENTLDDNEFIIILNDARSIANQLSPKFTTLVEALLSQTWAYRSPEARKAYIRFCLDILVAHNKYLSFGINHLIALWIPHENDISLWQNGTPTAELEDALQAIHHLLDCILNAIPMAFDATLDAIEHSFPYYKKSTHIVVGYVHNMLQLLEYKPIFEENIMQLLMQNLIILDVHAPRTAIEELESDDEDDDDEDENKEELEMFEMDDCKKKAYLDKPMNHPIAHTLDICMVKLFNFLDSKNPQPLQNSDAESQQKTLESLKFLRMLIKAFDNVILPIHNTHHAQFIVFYFCSLKQCLSETFLASLWDKIKNPNCSAVIRQAAVGYMASFLARSKFVSIITLKYYLKELCAWAHKYIRDCDQYRSNGSLKANLVFFTVCQAIFYVIAFRSRDLTVDKRSLLFLQSLHLSALVTCNFNPLRVCLPAVATAFAGVTRAYQLAYCHAILERNARRKLATVYANETATPEETLDTFFPFDPYLLKVSGQRITPIYLVYQASEVENMNDTVDPISPSSNVNSATTSSRKRGDSEMMDHDIDDFILTDKRQRLASVTRSQENQFTYGLSPGFHI; this is translated from the exons ATGGCCTTCAATTCGAGCATGTCGGTTATCAGTGGTAAAACGTCACTGTCTTCGATATTGAAGAGCTACTCAACTTCCGAAAGGGAAAAAGCCAAAGCGGCAGTAATCAATAAGGTGCGCTTCGAAATGCCCAAACAGAAGGGTCTTTTGGAAGCAGTCAAAGCGGTggaggaaaggcaaaattttcagccaatgaGTGAATTTGTTGGATATCTAAGTGAAAATACTTTGGAT GACAATGAATTTATCATAATTTTGAATGATGCTCGTTCCATTGCCAATCAATTGAGCCCAAAGTTTACAACTCTAGTTGAGGCCCTACTATCCCAAACCTGGGCTTATAGATCTCCTGAGGCACGTAAGGCATATATTAGATTTTGCCTGGACATATTGGTGGCACATAATAAATATTTATCATTTGGCATAAATCATTTAATTGCGCTTTGGATACCCCATGAAAATGACATAAGCCTATGGCAGAATGGCACTCCCACTGCTGAATTGGAAGATGCATTGCAGGCAATTCATCATCTACTGGATTGCATACTCAATGCAATTCCAATGGCTTTCGATGCCACTTTAGATGCAATCGAACATTCATTTCCATATTATAAGAAATCAACGCACATTGTTGTGGGTTATGTGCACAATATGCTACAATTGTTGGAATACAAGCCTATATTTGAAGAAAACATAATGCAACTTCTAATGCAAAA TTTGATTATTTTGGATGTACATGCCCCACGAACAGCTATAGAAGAACTGGAAAGTGacgatgaggatgatgatgacgaagatGAGAACAAAGAAGAACTTGAAATGTTTGAAATGGATgactgtaaaaaaa AAGCCTACTTAGACAAACCAATGAATCATCCAATAGCCCATACCTTGGATATATGCATGGTGAAACTATTTAATTTCTTGGATAGCAAAAATCCTCAACCATTACAAAACAGCGATGCAGAGAGCCAACAAAAAACCCTTGAATCTTTGAAGTTTCTGCGAATGCTTATAAAAGCCTTTGATAATGTTATACTGCCCATACACAATACTCATCATGCTCAATTTATAGTCTTTTACTTTTGCAGTTTAAAG CAATGCTTAAGTGAGACGTTCTTAGCCTCGTTATgggataaaattaaaaatcccAATTGTTCTGCAGTTATAAGGCAAGCCGCAGTGGGGTATATGGCCAGTTTTTTGGCAAGATCGAAATTCGTTAGCATCAT tACTCTTAAATATTATCTTAAGGAATTATGTGCTTGGGCTCATAAATATATACGTGATTGTGATCAATATCGTTCAAATGGTTCCTTGAAAGCAAATTTAGTTTTCTTTACAGTATGCCAAGCTATATTTTATGTGATAGCATTTCGTTCACGAGATTTAACAGTTGATAAGAGAA gTTTATTATTTTTACAATCATTACATTTGTCCGCTTTAGTTACCTGTAATTTTAATCCACTGCGAGTATGTTTGCCGGCTGTGGCAACAGCTTTTGCTGGTGTTACCAGAGCCTATCAACTAGCATATTGTCATGCAATTTTGGAACGTAATGCACGTCGCAAACTAGCCACAGTGTATGCAAATGAGACTGCTACGCCCGAAGAAACATTAGACACATTCTTTCCATTTGATCCGTATCTATTAAAAGT TTCGGGTCAGCGTATTACTCCAATTTATTTAGTATATCAAGCAAGTGAAGTTgagaatatgaatgacacagttGATCCCATATCTCCGTCTAGCAATGTTAATTCTGCTACAACTTCCTCTCGAAAACGTGGCGATTCTGAAATGATGGATCATGATATCGATGATTTCATATTGACAGATAAACGACAAAGATTGGCAAGTGTAACAAGAAGCCAAGAAAATCAATTTACTTACGGACTGTCGCCAGGTTTTCATATTTAG
- the LOC106084386 gene encoding innexin inx5, whose protein sequence is MYSAVKPLSKYLQFKTVRIYDSVFTLHSKCTVVILLTCSFLLSAKQYFGDPITCMGDEKNMDYVNSFCWAMGTYILNYFDIGDKLARLHNSSDSNKKSEALAIAEGVGPEYGYKTERVYLRYYQWVILTFLLQSFIFYFPSYLWKLWEGHRLNELCSELGNAILSEETIASKKKMLLKYFSSDNKDIHFCYTSRYILCETLNAAISILNILFLDLFLNGFWQKYSLAMAALPHYDWDLWNTMTSQVFPKISKCHMFKFGPSGSANSLDILCMLPLNILNEKLFAFLYVWFLAMCILSVINLIYRYVMVFNSSFRLHLLHCRARFVPRSCIRSATIDLTFGDWFVLYKVSRNINPVIFGELMQDLFEKNNLTKPIGFNM, encoded by the exons ATGTATTCTGCAGTCAAACCTTTatcaaaatatctacaatttaaAACTGTGCGAATTTATGACTCGGTCTTTACATTGCACTCGAAATGTACAGTGGTGATATTGCTCACATGTTCATTCCTGCTTTCGGCTAAACAATATTTTGGCGATCCAATAACATGTATGGGCGATGAAAAGAATATGGATTATGTTAACTCCTTTTGCTGGGCAATGGGAAcctatattttaaattattttgataTAGGAGATAAGTTAGCACGCTTACATAATAGCAGTGACAGTAATAAAAAGTCGGAAGCATTGGCAATAGCAGAAG GTGTTGGACCGGAATATGGCTATAAAACCGAACGAGTGTATTTGCGCTACTATCAATGGGTTATCCTGACATTTCTTTTGCAATCATTCATCTTTTATTTTCCCTCATATCTGTGGAAGCTTTGGGAAGGCCACAGATTAAACGAATTATGCTCAGAATTAG GAAATGCAATACTATCAGAGGAAACCATtgcatcaaagaaaaaaatgctgCTTAAGTACTTTAGCTCCGACAACAAAGATATACACTTTTGTTACACCTCCCGTTATATCTTATGTGAAACGCTTAACGCTGCCATTAGCATactaaatattttgttcttggATCTCTTTCTCAATGGATTTTGGCAAAAGTATAGCTTGGCTATGGCAGCATTGCCGCACTATGATTGGGATCTTTGGAATACTATGACATCGcaagtttttccaaaaatttcaaaatgccACATGTTTAAATTTGGACCCTCTGGATCAGCTAATTCCCTAGATATTCTTTGTATGCTGCCATTGAACATATTGAATGAAAAGTTATTTGCATTTCTATATGTCTGGTTCCTGGCCATGTGTATTTTGTCAGTTATTAATTTAATATATCGCTACGTCATGGTTTTTaattcatcattccgtttgcatttgTTGCATTGCCGAGCACGTTTCGTCCCTAGATCCTGTATAAGAAGCGCCACTATTGACTTAACCTTTGGCGATTGGTTTGTTCTATACAAAGTTAGTCGAAATATAAATCCTGTAATATTTGGGGAACTAATGCAAGAtctctttgaaaaaaataatctcACGAAACCCATAGGTTTCAATATGTGA
- the LOC106084382 gene encoding large ribosomal subunit protein eL21 has protein sequence MTNSKGYRRGTRDMFSRPFRKHGVIPLSTYMRVFKNGDIVDIKGNGAVQKGMPYKAYHGKTGRVFNVTPHAVGVIVNKRVRGKILPKRINVRIEHAHHSKCREDFLRRVKENERLLKDAKAKGTWVNLKRQPAQPKKAHFVKQIEEPIVLAPIPYEFIA, from the coding sequence ATGACTAATTCTAAGGGTTATCGTCGCGGCACCAGAGACATGTTCTCTCGCCCCTTCCGCAAGCATGGTGTCATCCCCTTGTCCACCTACATGCGTGTCTTCAAGAACGGCGATATTGTAGACATCAAGGGCAATGGTGCTGTCCAAAAGGGCATGCCCTACAAGGCCTATCACGGTAAAACTGGCCGTGTCTTCAATGTCACCCCTCATGCTGTCGGTGTTATTGTAAACAAGCGTGTACGCGGTAAGATCCTACCCAAGCGCATCAATGTCCGCATTGAACATGCCCACCACTCCAAGTGCCGTGAAGATTTCTTGCGTCGTGTTAAGGAGAACGAACGTTTGTTGAAGGATGCCAAGGCTAAGGGTACCTGGGTCAACTTGAAACGTCAACCTGCCCAACCCAAAAAGGCTCATTTCGTCAAACAAATCGAGGAACCCATTGTATTGGCTCCCATTCCTTATGAATTCATTGCCTAA
- the LOC106084400 gene encoding zinc finger protein Xfin, with protein sequence MEHSVEILSNILLPPCFCYFCKFQIGADMDLRQHYEEYHRHEFLEYYPKESAEQYHKEVSEETMTPGFLDILPQGKAKAKNRRKKFEEHEKPHQCPICKKGFTQRSSCLRHVKELHEQPKSLACDQCELKFNNQTNLRTHLKRIHGVTFEVFKCPHCARIYHKPSSLSRHLLSAHNDIKAELSQATNGDVGYMENDPQFLAENVLQELKQFQKAIAVTEHIEGCEISQAVESSENKTVITSIEDAVVEEIIIKDRLNPQDIIMEHKVQRIKRSDGYYYICEYCSKEFRKRWSYIRHHRTHTKVRPYVCVVCKKSFPTQNELKRHCSTHILSEKKQFYRCPKCMKSFSTITGFDTHISSHTPESYISFNCKQCPKVFSSLKMYFNHNHADPELDILKSLLPSPICMLEGKERDYVEEKQKTNTDLKCALCGLEQISMQALKQHEKRHNNLLKHQCMVCKRFYTSMCTLRVHARIHLNNRKFKCSQCNKKFQTKYDLKRHELVHNNTIKNYKCRYCDQHFKTISYCRSHMMTHLKQLIKTSVNVANKKEATELPQQQVVLQAVVQNNNNLEIVIKNMTMQKKPKRPRQPKALEDFVCIKCGQKFRYQAWLRKHMIESHSTDKPFQCETCFKAFKKMSTLKHHILTHANQEEQAKPTCQVCGKLYANQKSLRVHLRIHTEEKRFKCSLDSSCTAAFRTSGHLASHQKSKHHLNT encoded by the exons ATGGAACATTCTGTGGAGATACTGAGCAATATTTTATTGCCaccttgtttttgttatttttgtaaatttcaaaTTGGTGCCGATATGGATTTGAGACAGCATTATGAAGAGTACCACCGACATGAATTTCTTGAATATTACCCAAAAGAAAGTGCAGAGCAATATCACAAAGAGGTCAGTGAAGAGACTATGACGCCTGGATTCCTAGATATACTGCCTCAAGGGAAAGCAAAGGCAAAAAATCGCAGGAAAAAATTTGAGGAGCATGAAAAACCTCATCAG TGCCCTATATGTAAGAAAGGTTTCACTCAAAGGTCTTCCTGTTTACGTCATGTCAAGGAATTGCATGAACAGCCCAAAAGTCTGGCATGTGATCAGTGCGAATTAAA ATTTAATAATCAAACAAATTTACGAACACATCTGAAACGCATACATGGTGTAACATTTGAAGTTTTCAAATGCCCACACTGTGCTCGTATATATCATAAACCCTCTTCTCTATCGCGGCATCTACTTTCTGCTCACAATGATATAAAGGCAGAGTTATCACAAGCGACTAATGGAGATGTTGGATACATGGAGAACGATCCTCAATTTCTAGCTGAAAATGTTCTGCAGGAGCTTAAGCAATTTCAAAAAGCCATAGCAGTAACAGAGCACATCGAAGGTTGTGAAATAAGCCAAGCTGTTGAAAGTTCCGAGAATAAAACAGTAATTACCTCAATAGAAGATGCTGTGGTAGAAGAAATTATCATAAAAGATCGTCTTAATCCTCAAGATATTATAATGGAACATAAAGTGCAAAGAATCAAAAGATCAGACGGTTACTATTACATTTGTGAATACTGCAGCAAGGAATTTCGAAAAAgatggagctatataag ACATCATCGAACACACACAAAAGTTCGCCCCTATGTCTGTGTAGTGTGCAAAAAATCTTTTCCCACCCAAAATGAGCTAAAGCGACATTGCTCAACACATATACTCAGTGAGAAGAAACAGTTTTACCGATGTCCAAAGTGCATGAAAAGTTTTTCCACAATAACTGGATTTGATACACATATAAG ttcCCATACACCTGAGAGCTACATAAGTTTTAATTGTAAACAATGTCCCAAAGTATTCTCCTCACTGAAGATGTATTTCAATCATAATCATGCTGATCCTGAATTGGACATTTTAAAATCACTACTACCATCTCCTATATGCATGTTAGAGGGCAAAGAAAGGGATTATGTGGAAGAGAAGCAGAAAACAAATACCGATTTAAAATGTGCGCTATGTGGCCTGGAACAAATTTCAATGCAAGCTCTTAAGCAGCATGAAAAACGTCATAATAACCTGCTGAAACATCAATGTATGGTGtgcaaaag ATTCTATACTTCCATGTGTACATTGCGTGTTCATGCCAGAATTCATCTGAATAATCGTAAATTTAAGTGCAGTCAGTGCAATAAGAAGTTCCAAACAAAATACGACCTAAAACGGCATGAGTTAGTGCACAACAACACCATAAAAAACTATAAATGTCGTTATTGTGATCAACATTTCAAAACCATATCGTATTGCCGCAGTCATATGATGACACATCTGAAGCAATTAATTAAGACTAGTGTTAACGTTGCTAATAAAAAAGAAGCCACAGAACTCCCCCAACAGCAGGTTGTCTTACAGGCAGTGGTacaaaacaacaataatttGGAAATTGTCATAAAAAACATGACCATGCAAAAGAAACCGAAAAGGCCAAGGCAACCCAAAGCACTAGAGGATTTCGTCTGCATAAAGTGtggacaaaaatttcgttaTCAAGCATGGCTTAGAAAACATATGATTGAAAGTCATTCAACAGATAAGCCTTTCCAATGCGAAACTTGCTTTAaagcttttaaaaaaatgtctacATTAAAACATCACATTTTGACACATGCGAATCAAGAGGAGCAGGCAAAGCCAACATGTCAAGTGTGTGGCAAGTTATATGCCAATCAAAAATCGTTACGAGTACACCTGCGCATACACACCGAAGAGAAACGCTTTAAGTGCAGCTTGGATTCATCGTGTACGGCTGCGTTTAGAACATCTGGCCATTTGGCAAGccatcaaaaatcaaaacatCATTTAAATAcgtaa
- the LOC106084380 gene encoding iron-sulfur protein NUBPL isoform X2: MARGLPKRQPLPGVDNIVVVASGKGGVGKSTVAVNLSVSLASLGKRVGLLDADIFGPSIPLMMNVHEEPLVDDKNRIIPPVNYGVKCLSMGMLTQEGDAIIWRGPLVMSALQRLLKGAVWGPLDVLIVDTPPGTGDVHLSLTQNVPITGVLLVSTPQTASLEVTLRGAQMYRTFGVPIFGLAENMGHAICGNCQHKMEIFKNTTQRYVKEMNTKILTSIPLDGNITECCDSGIPMVLKYKDGEYAKSFRALALEILKDIDSSKRNTDKKL; this comes from the coding sequence ATGGCTAGGGGTTTACCAAAGCGGCAACCATTGCCTGGAGTGGATAACATAGTTGTGGTAGCATCTGGTAAAGGAGGTGTGGGGAAATCGACAGTTGCAGTCAACTTGTCAGTGTCGCTAGCTTCGTTGGGTAAACGTGTAGGACTACTAGATGCCGATATATTTGGACCATCGATACCCCTTATGATGAATGTGCACGAAGAACCCTTGGTAGATGATAAAAACCGCATAATACCACCAGTTAATTATGGCGTCAAATGTTTATCCatgggcatgctgacacaagaaGGTGATGCCATCATTTGGAGGGGTCCTTTAGTCATGTCAGCTTTACAGCGACTTTTGAAAGGAGCAGTATGGGGGCCTTTAGACGTTTTGATAGTCGATACGCCACCGGGAACCGGCGATGTACATCTATCCTTGACACAAAATGTTCCAATTACAGGAGTACTTTTAGTAAGCACTCCTCAAACAGCATCTCTAGAAGTTACACTTAGAGGTGCACAAATGTATAGAACTTTTGGTGTTCCCATATTTGGCTTGGCTGAAAACATGGGCCATGCCATATGCGGAAACTGTCAacataaaatggaaatttttaaaaacaccacccagcgTTATGTCAAGGAAATGAATACGAAAATATTAACTTCCATTCCTCTGGATGGAAACATAACCGAATGCTGTGATTCAGGCATACCAATGGTGCTCAAATACAAAGATGGTGAATACGCAAAGAGTTTTCGGGCCTTAGCCCTCGAAATTCTTAAAGATATAGATTCATCAAAAAGAAATAcagataaaaaattataa